One part of the Bacillus sp. FJAT-45350 genome encodes these proteins:
- a CDS encoding competence/damage-inducible protein A produces the protein MNAEIIAVGSELLLGQIVNTNASFISKELADKGINVYYQTVVGDNASRLKEAIVTAQSRANLIILSGGLGPTQDDLTKETVAQLVNRDLQYDEVALEKIEQYFQQLGRAMSENNKKQALVIEEADVLINENGMAPGMAFVNDSITYMLLPGPPKELEPMFAQYGINYLMKHKEDNFFLRSRVLRFFGIGESQLEHILVDIIEAQSNPTIAPLAGDGEVTLRLTVKHTDENEAVNLLDEVEGKIVERVGKYLYGYDDTSLFEQLLHTLQKNNLTMASAESLTGGMFSENITSISGASSVFPGGIVSYGTEIKKKLLQVHTKTIENYGVVSEQCANEMAEAVKTNFGTTIGISFTGVAGPTRQEGKDIGTVFIGIAMEDKETMVFTLKLAGTREQIRERAVKFGCYYLLKELKRWNLIG, from the coding sequence ATGAATGCTGAAATTATTGCAGTTGGTTCAGAATTATTGTTAGGCCAAATAGTAAATACAAATGCCTCTTTTATTTCCAAGGAGCTAGCAGACAAAGGGATTAATGTATATTACCAAACGGTTGTAGGTGATAATGCAAGCAGGCTAAAGGAAGCAATAGTAACAGCTCAGTCTCGTGCTAACTTAATTATCTTAAGTGGAGGGCTTGGACCAACACAGGATGATTTAACAAAAGAGACTGTAGCACAGCTTGTTAATCGTGATTTACAGTATGATGAGGTAGCATTAGAAAAGATTGAACAGTACTTTCAACAACTTGGTAGAGCGATGTCAGAAAATAACAAAAAGCAAGCTTTAGTAATTGAAGAGGCGGACGTTTTAATTAATGAGAATGGTATGGCACCAGGAATGGCGTTTGTTAACGATTCGATTACTTATATGCTATTACCAGGCCCCCCTAAAGAACTAGAACCAATGTTTGCCCAATATGGTATTAACTATTTAATGAAGCATAAAGAAGATAATTTTTTTCTCCGTTCAAGGGTTTTACGTTTTTTTGGAATTGGAGAATCACAGCTTGAGCATATATTAGTAGATATTATAGAAGCCCAATCGAATCCAACGATTGCACCTCTAGCTGGAGACGGTGAGGTTACATTGCGATTAACTGTTAAACATACTGATGAAAATGAAGCAGTTAATCTATTAGACGAAGTTGAAGGGAAAATAGTTGAACGGGTAGGCAAGTACTTATATGGTTATGACGATACAAGCTTATTTGAACAACTACTTCATACGTTACAAAAAAATAATCTAACAATGGCGTCTGCTGAAAGCCTAACTGGTGGAATGTTTAGTGAAAATATAACATCCATTTCTGGAGCTTCCTCGGTTTTTCCAGGAGGAATTGTTAGCTATGGTACCGAAATTAAGAAAAAATTACTCCAAGTACATACTAAAACAATAGAAAACTATGGTGTTGTTAGTGAACAATGTGCAAATGAAATGGCTGAAGCAGTAAAGACCAACTTCGGTACTACTATCGGTATTAGCTTTACTGGTGTTGCAGGTCCGACAAGACAAGAAGGGAAAGACATAGGAACTGTATTTATCGGGATTGCAATGGAAGATAAGGAAACAATGGTTTTTACGCTTAAGTTAGCTGGTACAAGGGAACAGATTCGTGAGCGAGCTGTTAAGTTTGGATGCTACTACTTATTGAAAGAATTGAAAAGGTGGAATTTAATAGGATGA
- a CDS encoding DUF3388 domain-containing protein, with protein MKEWYLEYQIHKNRPGLLGDIASLLGMLSINIVTINGVEDMRRGMLIRSKSDDQIERFRAILETIDNITVRKLREPRLRDRLAIRHGRYIERDADDRKTFRFVRKELGILVDFMAEIFKKEGHYLVGIRGMPRVGKTESVVAASVCANKRWSFISSTLLRQTIRSQLAEDELGEGHIYILDGIVSTMRATEKHRMLVNDIMKLPVVKVVEHPDIFIRETDYSMDDFDCIIELRNDESEEISYDVIESGFSSFDIS; from the coding sequence ATGAAAGAATGGTATTTAGAATATCAAATACATAAAAATCGTCCTGGTTTATTAGGGGATATTGCGTCTTTACTTGGTATGCTTTCAATTAATATTGTTACGATAAATGGTGTAGAAGATATGCGGCGTGGTATGTTAATTCGCAGCAAAAGTGATGATCAAATTGAGCGTTTTAGAGCAATTTTGGAAACGATTGATAACATTACAGTAAGAAAGTTACGCGAACCACGTCTTCGTGATCGATTGGCCATTCGTCATGGACGTTATATTGAAAGAGATGCTGATGATAGAAAGACCTTTCGATTTGTAAGAAAAGAGTTAGGGATACTAGTTGATTTTATGGCTGAAATTTTCAAAAAAGAAGGTCATTATTTAGTTGGTATTCGTGGGATGCCACGTGTTGGAAAAACAGAATCAGTTGTTGCTGCAAGCGTTTGTGCGAATAAGCGTTGGTCGTTTATTTCGTCCACATTATTGCGTCAAACAATACGCAGTCAGCTTGCTGAGGATGAATTAGGAGAAGGTCATATTTACATCCTTGATGGGATTGTTTCAACAATGAGAGCAACTGAAAAGCACAGAATGCTTGTGAACGATATTATGAAGCTTCCAGTGGTGAAAGTAGTGGAGCATCCTGATATTTTTATTCGTGAAACTGACTATTCAATGGATGACTTTGACTGTATTATTGAGTTACGAAATGATGAATCGGAAGAAATTAGCTATGATGTAATTGAATCTGGCTTCTCATCATTCGACATTAGCTAA
- a CDS encoding DEAD/DEAH box helicase: protein MSYFKDFQVSEDIKKAILDMGFEEPSPIQEKVIPVILDGGDVIGQAQTGTGKTAAFGIPVIDKVDIKDTRNVQALILTPTRELAIQVSGELQKLSKYKKVRALPIYGGQQIGHQIRALKQGVQVVIGTPGRIIDHLRRNTLKLDRVHTVVLDEADEMLDMGFVDDIESILKQVNVERQTMLFSATMPPAIKKLSHKYMNTPKIVSINRGEVTAPSINQMYFKVLERNKLDSLCRIIDSEEIDLGILFCRTKKGVAELTEALQARGYIADGLHGDLTQSQRDSVMKKFRDSTIEFLIATDVAARGIDVDNVSHVINYDIPQDPESYVHRIGRTGRAGRQGLALTLVTPREMKHLRSIESEIKMSIPSQNVPTFEEVMEKQQSSWKKQIESTIQDEKNMALFEPLVKEVMENHPPEKIINALLQMTFSTDNNFEDDGYNFGETGGAKGMVRFFINVGRNVNMTPKVLIDEISELVGIPGKTIGRIDIFDKFTFIEVPEEAAPFVYEALRYSRINGIRVNLEPAKPRPKRERRPTKQS, encoded by the coding sequence ATGAGTTATTTTAAAGATTTTCAAGTATCAGAGGATATTAAAAAAGCAATTTTGGATATGGGTTTTGAAGAGCCATCTCCAATTCAAGAAAAAGTTATTCCTGTCATTTTAGATGGTGGAGATGTCATCGGGCAAGCTCAAACAGGAACTGGAAAAACAGCAGCATTTGGTATACCGGTAATTGACAAAGTTGATATTAAAGATACTCGTAACGTTCAAGCGTTAATTTTAACACCTACGAGAGAGCTAGCAATTCAAGTATCTGGTGAACTACAAAAGCTTTCAAAGTATAAAAAAGTTCGTGCATTACCAATTTACGGAGGCCAACAAATTGGACATCAAATCCGTGCATTAAAACAAGGGGTACAAGTAGTTATTGGTACTCCTGGGCGTATCATCGACCATTTACGTCGTAACACACTTAAGCTAGATCGTGTTCATACAGTTGTACTTGATGAAGCGGATGAGATGCTAGATATGGGATTTGTTGATGATATTGAATCAATCTTGAAGCAAGTCAATGTTGAAAGACAAACGATGCTATTCTCAGCAACAATGCCTCCTGCGATTAAAAAGCTATCTCATAAATACATGAATACACCAAAGATTGTATCCATTAATCGTGGAGAAGTAACAGCACCTTCTATTAACCAAATGTATTTTAAAGTATTAGAAAGAAATAAGCTTGATTCACTTTGCAGAATCATTGATAGTGAAGAAATTGATTTAGGGATTCTTTTCTGTCGCACGAAAAAAGGTGTAGCAGAATTAACGGAAGCTTTACAGGCAAGAGGTTACATTGCTGATGGATTACATGGAGATTTAACACAATCACAACGTGATAGCGTTATGAAAAAATTCCGTGATTCAACAATTGAATTTTTAATTGCAACTGATGTAGCGGCAAGAGGAATTGATGTTGATAATGTAAGCCATGTTATTAACTATGATATTCCACAAGATCCTGAAAGCTATGTTCATCGTATTGGACGTACAGGACGAGCTGGTCGTCAGGGGTTAGCCTTAACTCTTGTGACACCTAGAGAAATGAAGCATCTTCGTTCAATTGAATCAGAAATTAAAATGTCGATCCCTTCACAAAATGTACCAACGTTTGAAGAAGTGATGGAAAAACAACAATCATCTTGGAAGAAGCAAATAGAGTCTACAATTCAAGATGAGAAAAACATGGCTTTATTTGAACCGTTAGTGAAAGAAGTAATGGAGAATCATCCTCCAGAGAAAATCATCAATGCACTATTACAAATGACGTTCTCTACTGATAACAACTTTGAAGACGATGGATATAACTTCGGAGAAACTGGTGGAGCAAAAGGTATGGTTCGTTTCTTTATCAATGTTGGTAGAAATGTAAACATGACACCCAAAGTTTTAATTGATGAAATTTCTGAACTTGTTGGTATTCCAGGAAAAACAATTGGAAGAATTGACATTTTTGATAAGTTTACTTTTATTGAAGTACCAGAAGAAGCTGCACCATTTGTCTATGAAGCTCTAAGATACTCACGCATTAATGGAATAAGAGTCAATCTTGAGCCGGCAAAGCCTCGTCCGAAGCGTGAAAGAAGACCAACGAAACAATCATAA
- a CDS encoding ATPase has translation MTSFKEEINSLEESLQRKRDEWVRLDANRQLLLAELEEKEKALQEYEDTKDVYEKTRILLQQSAEYAREQAKQQIETLVTNALQYIFGPLFQFQIEIEQHGNKPVAEFYVVSDYEGTKIKTKPQEARGGGVVDIVTLALRVAIIETVQPKMNGPILLDEPGKHVSGEYIHFLYEFLKSLSTMFNRQIIMITHNHHLAESGDRSYEVDIRDGVSEVSVTDNT, from the coding sequence ATGACTAGTTTTAAAGAAGAAATAAATTCTTTAGAAGAATCGTTACAACGTAAAAGAGATGAATGGGTTCGTCTAGATGCTAATCGCCAACTGCTGTTAGCTGAACTAGAGGAGAAGGAAAAGGCACTACAGGAGTATGAAGATACAAAGGATGTTTATGAAAAGACACGAATACTTTTACAACAGTCAGCTGAATACGCACGTGAACAAGCAAAGCAACAGATTGAAACTCTTGTAACAAATGCGCTTCAATATATTTTTGGACCATTGTTTCAGTTTCAAATTGAAATTGAACAACACGGTAATAAACCTGTCGCAGAGTTTTATGTAGTTTCTGATTATGAAGGTACTAAGATTAAGACGAAGCCACAAGAGGCTCGTGGTGGTGGAGTAGTAGATATTGTTACACTTGCATTACGTGTAGCTATTATTGAAACTGTTCAACCTAAAATGAACGGTCCAATTCTATTAGATGAGCCAGGAAAACATGTTTCAGGTGAGTATATTCATTTTCTATATGAATTTTTAAAATCGTTAAGCACAATGTTTAATAGACAAATTATTATGATTACGCATAATCACCATTTAGCAGAGTCTGGGGATCGCTCTTATGAAGTAGATATTCGGGATGGAGTAAGTGAAGTATCTGTTACTGACAACACTTGA
- the pgsA gene encoding CDP-diacylglycerol--glycerol-3-phosphate 3-phosphatidyltransferase has protein sequence MNLPNKITISRILLIPVLMIFFLAPIDLGKIFIGVELPTTHFIGAIIFIVAAITDGLDGYYARRFNLVTNFGKFLDPLADKLLITAGLIVLVELQMLAAWIAIVIISREFAVTGIRLIAAADGSVIAASPLGKIKTITQIIGISALMLYNFPFGAIGFPFAEIMIWVATVMTIISGIDYFIKNKHVLFNSVS, from the coding sequence GTGAATTTACCAAATAAGATAACAATCTCGAGGATATTATTAATCCCAGTATTAATGATATTCTTCTTAGCCCCGATTGATTTAGGGAAGATATTTATTGGTGTTGAGCTTCCTACAACACATTTTATAGGTGCGATTATTTTTATAGTAGCAGCTATTACTGACGGACTTGATGGCTATTACGCAAGACGTTTTAATCTTGTCACTAATTTTGGGAAATTTTTAGATCCGCTAGCGGATAAGTTATTAATCACCGCTGGGCTAATTGTTTTGGTTGAACTGCAAATGTTAGCCGCGTGGATTGCAATTGTGATAATTAGTAGAGAGTTCGCAGTTACAGGAATTCGTTTAATAGCTGCAGCAGATGGGTCTGTTATTGCAGCTAGTCCATTAGGTAAAATTAAAACGATTACTCAAATAATTGGTATTTCAGCCTTGATGTTGTATAATTTCCCATTTGGTGCAATCGGCTTTCCTTTTGCAGAAATAATGATTTGGGTAGCAACTGTGATGACAATCATCTCAGGAATTGATTATTTTATTAAAAATAAGCATGTTTTGTTTAATTCAGTTTCGTAG
- the recA gene encoding recombinase RecA, producing the protein MSDRKAALDMALRQIEKQFGKGSIMKLGEQTERRVSTVSSGALALDIALGVGGYPRGRIVEVYGPESSGKTTVALHAIAEVQRNGGQAAFIDAEHALDPDYAEKLGVNIDELLLSQPDTGEQALEIAEALVRSGAVDIIVVDSVAALVPKAEIEGEMGDAHVGLQARLMSQALRKLSGAINKSKTLAIFINQIREKVGVMFGNPEITPGGRALKFYSSVRLEVRRAETLKQGNDMVGNKTKIKVVKNKVAPPFKVAEVDIMYGEGISREGSILDIASELDIVQKSGAWYSFNEERLGQGRENSKQFLKENTDITSTIERQIRDHYGLNGEILVDAPSEDAEDELPLDLK; encoded by the coding sequence ATGAGCGATCGTAAAGCGGCATTAGATATGGCACTAAGACAAATTGAAAAGCAATTTGGTAAAGGTTCAATTATGAAATTAGGTGAACAAACAGAAAGAAGGGTATCTACAGTATCTAGTGGAGCGTTAGCGTTAGATATAGCTCTTGGTGTAGGTGGTTACCCAAGAGGTCGTATCGTTGAAGTTTATGGGCCAGAATCATCAGGTAAAACAACAGTAGCTCTTCATGCCATTGCAGAGGTACAAAGAAATGGTGGACAAGCTGCATTTATAGATGCTGAGCATGCACTTGATCCAGATTATGCTGAAAAACTTGGTGTAAATATTGACGAACTTCTATTATCTCAACCAGATACTGGGGAGCAGGCATTAGAAATTGCTGAGGCTCTAGTACGAAGTGGTGCAGTAGATATTATCGTTGTAGATAGTGTCGCGGCACTTGTTCCAAAAGCAGAGATTGAAGGGGAAATGGGAGACGCACATGTAGGTTTACAAGCTCGTCTAATGTCACAAGCGTTACGTAAGCTTTCAGGTGCAATTAATAAATCTAAAACACTAGCAATCTTCATTAACCAAATTCGTGAAAAGGTTGGAGTTATGTTTGGGAACCCTGAAATAACTCCAGGTGGACGAGCGTTAAAATTCTATTCTTCTGTACGTTTAGAAGTAAGGAGAGCAGAAACTTTAAAGCAAGGTAATGACATGGTTGGTAACAAGACAAAGATTAAAGTCGTGAAGAATAAGGTAGCACCTCCATTTAAGGTTGCAGAAGTAGATATTATGTATGGAGAAGGGATTTCTCGTGAAGGTTCTATCTTAGATATTGCTTCTGAACTTGATATCGTTCAAAAGAGTGGTGCTTGGTATTCATTTAATGAGGAACGCTTAGGACAAGGTAGAGAAAATTCTAAACAATTTTTAAAGGAAAATACTGATATTACATCTACAATTGAGCGTCAAATACGTGATCATTACGGCTTAAATGGTGAAATTTTAGTAGATGCACCATCTGAAGACGCTGAAGATGAACTACCTCTAGACTTAAAATAA
- a CDS encoding metallophosphoesterase family protein, which produces MKFLYFTDTHIRGTTPKNRLDTFSETLKKKIEEIISIGNREKVDVFLHGGDVFDRPDISPNIVGQFAKIFRQAEAPIIAISGNHDTFGHNPDTITRTMLGLLDAFGIMKVIDQENPVVIEKNGVVVQISGQPYHYDLDQRDVKLDYYPENKHNADICIHMVHSMLVEKALPEGIPHTLVDHIWTTTADVVLTGHFHGGFGIKENQGKFICNPGAIARVNNHWSEISRLPTIILGEITNEKKIILKQQVLTVAEKGEEVLDRSFLEKAVFKEEKLTAFIQQVKEQNEFQALRVNDIIDEIASMSNVEEEVRKEALRRISMVEEMWEGREDEYD; this is translated from the coding sequence GTGAAATTTTTATACTTTACAGATACACATATTCGTGGAACAACCCCAAAAAATCGTTTAGATACATTTTCTGAAACGTTAAAAAAGAAGATAGAAGAAATTATTTCTATCGGAAATAGAGAAAAAGTTGATGTTTTCTTACATGGAGGAGATGTGTTTGACAGACCAGATATTTCTCCTAATATAGTTGGACAGTTTGCAAAAATATTTCGACAGGCAGAAGCACCGATTATTGCGATATCAGGGAACCATGACACGTTTGGACATAACCCTGATACAATAACACGTACGATGCTAGGTCTACTTGACGCATTTGGGATTATGAAGGTAATAGATCAAGAAAATCCTGTTGTAATAGAGAAGAATGGGGTCGTTGTTCAAATTTCAGGACAACCTTATCACTATGATCTAGACCAAAGGGATGTGAAACTTGATTACTACCCTGAAAATAAACATAATGCAGATATTTGCATTCATATGGTTCATAGCATGCTTGTGGAGAAGGCATTACCAGAAGGGATTCCACATACATTAGTTGACCATATTTGGACAACTACCGCAGATGTTGTTTTAACTGGACACTTCCACGGAGGCTTTGGTATTAAAGAAAATCAAGGGAAATTTATTTGTAACCCAGGTGCTATAGCACGGGTAAATAATCATTGGTCTGAAATTAGCCGTTTGCCAACCATAATCCTCGGTGAGATTACAAATGAAAAAAAGATTATTCTTAAACAACAAGTATTAACGGTAGCTGAAAAAGGGGAAGAAGTATTGGACCGTAGCTTCCTAGAAAAGGCTGTATTTAAAGAAGAGAAATTAACTGCTTTTATTCAACAAGTAAAGGAACAAAATGAATTCCAAGCATTAAGAGTCAATGACATAATAGATGAAATAGCTTCGATGTCCAATGTAGAAGAAGAGGTTCGTAAAGAAGCTCTTCGTAGAATTTCAATGGTCGAGGAAATGTGGGAGGGGAGAGAAGATGAATACGATTAA
- a CDS encoding YajQ family cyclic di-GMP-binding protein — MAKEHSFDIVSEVDLQEVDNAINQAIKEITTRYDFKGSKSSIERTGNEQITLISDDEYKLDSVIDVLKTKFIKRGLSQKSMDFGKIEKSSGQTVRQVITLVSGLNSDRAKHITKLVKESKLKVKAQIQNEQVRVTAKSIDDLQSVIQLIKEQNFEFPVQFSNMR; from the coding sequence ATGGCAAAGGAACACTCTTTTGATATAGTATCTGAAGTTGACCTACAAGAGGTAGATAATGCAATCAATCAAGCTATAAAAGAAATCACAACGAGATATGACTTTAAAGGTTCAAAAAGCTCGATCGAGCGAACGGGGAATGAGCAAATCACATTAATTTCTGATGATGAGTATAAGCTTGACAGTGTCATCGATGTTTTAAAGACAAAGTTTATCAAACGCGGATTGTCGCAAAAATCTATGGATTTTGGTAAAATTGAAAAGTCCTCAGGGCAAACAGTTAGACAAGTAATCACATTAGTTTCAGGATTAAATAGTGACCGAGCGAAACATATCACAAAGTTAGTGAAAGAGTCTAAGCTTAAAGTTAAGGCTCAAATCCAAAACGAACAAGTTCGTGTAACTGCAAAAAGCATTGATGATTTACAGTCAGTCATACAATTAATTAAAGAGCAAAACTTTGAATTTCCTGTTCAATTTTCAAATATGAGATAG
- a CDS encoding helix-turn-helix domain-containing protein yields MVFLSELGQRLKKARDEKGISLEELQKVTKIQKRYLQAIEEGRFEVLPGKFYARAFVKNYAEAVNLDPEQLFEEHHSELPNPQKGGSELPSRAQRTNAAVRSTNTKLAPFLPAIIAVVFILVVGIGAWLMLQSSGGEEAEGVSPDEQEQTIDAEIGEEIPVEEPQEPIEEIPTGDEVPIEEPVEEEPIEEPQHELTFVESSGNTSSYELTGTDEFSVVINFTGRSYVGIKNTKGKSFYASEVTAEDELTYDFSEEEGIEFNFGASNFVEMTINGEEFSFPLDIVHQKVSVSFNLSN; encoded by the coding sequence GTGGTTTTTTTGTCAGAGTTAGGACAACGTTTAAAGAAAGCTAGAGATGAAAAAGGGATAAGCTTAGAGGAATTACAAAAGGTTACAAAAATCCAAAAAAGATATTTACAAGCGATCGAGGAAGGTCGATTTGAAGTATTGCCTGGAAAATTTTATGCCCGTGCTTTTGTGAAAAACTATGCAGAAGCTGTTAACCTTGATCCTGAACAATTATTTGAAGAACATCATTCAGAGCTACCAAACCCTCAGAAAGGGGGAAGTGAGCTTCCTTCTAGAGCACAAAGGACGAATGCTGCGGTTAGGTCAACAAATACAAAGCTAGCTCCGTTTTTGCCAGCTATCATCGCAGTTGTGTTTATATTAGTAGTTGGGATAGGAGCGTGGCTTATGCTTCAATCTAGTGGTGGAGAAGAAGCAGAAGGGGTTTCCCCAGACGAACAGGAGCAAACAATCGATGCAGAGATTGGTGAAGAAATCCCTGTAGAAGAACCTCAGGAGCCGATTGAAGAAATTCCGACTGGAGATGAGGTTCCTATAGAGGAACCAGTGGAGGAAGAACCAATTGAAGAGCCTCAACATGAGCTAACATTTGTGGAATCTAGTGGAAATACATCCTCCTATGAGCTTACAGGTACTGATGAATTTTCAGTTGTTATTAATTTCACAGGTCGTAGTTATGTAGGTATTAAAAATACTAAAGGGAAATCTTTCTATGCTTCAGAGGTAACCGCAGAAGACGAACTTACTTATGACTTTAGTGAGGAAGAAGGAATTGAATTTAATTTTGGTGCATCGAATTTTGTTGAAATGACAATTAATGGTGAAGAATTTTCGTTTCCATTAGACATCGTACACCAAAAAGTTTCCGTTTCGTTTAACCTTTCTAATTAA
- a CDS encoding AAA family ATPase: MNTIKSVRLENFQSHLDTRMEFDNGLNVIVGQSDSGKTAILRGIRWALFNQPRGTDMMRVGADFIRVTITLSTNVKIVRERTASKNRYIIKKPDIEDLVLEGFGVHVPEEVLEAHGIRTLRVDRDHELSLHIAGQLDGPFLLEQTATVRAKAIGRISGAHFLDMAFRETAKDVSKLQQSIKFHEDEITKTKEKLIPFETLDEKKKSLEQSEANLLELKRKQTRSEELKKLQQMIYENQGKQDKLKEFQTTLSDISMWEASYQKLTNEFERVRNYRQKKRQQDELEKAINKCKEWIEKTSLVTKAQESIQKLKQQVERLQLLKVKEKQYVELTKSSNRANTILEKTSFAKKENDFHWNWIEEGSEKLRKLEDTKVRYTNLLKEKERYSNALDNLKGIDQVKENSNKLEEGYHRYTSFISLRSNMNELKRRIKEGKEFVQQKVTEEQEFSRQYESYLIEHRTCPTCGGIVDANEVKKLLK, translated from the coding sequence ATGAATACGATTAAGTCAGTAAGGCTAGAAAATTTTCAGTCTCATCTTGATACTAGGATGGAATTTGATAATGGTTTGAATGTCATCGTTGGTCAATCTGATAGTGGAAAAACAGCAATATTACGAGGGATTCGCTGGGCTTTATTTAATCAACCTAGAGGCACGGACATGATGCGAGTAGGTGCTGATTTTATAAGGGTAACAATTACACTTTCGACAAATGTAAAAATTGTTAGAGAAAGAACAGCATCTAAAAACCGTTATATTATAAAAAAGCCTGATATAGAAGATTTAGTATTAGAAGGCTTTGGAGTACATGTTCCTGAAGAAGTCTTAGAGGCACATGGTATTAGAACGTTACGTGTAGACCGTGATCATGAGCTTTCACTTCATATTGCGGGACAATTGGATGGACCTTTTTTATTAGAACAGACAGCGACGGTCAGGGCAAAGGCTATTGGCCGAATTAGTGGTGCTCACTTTTTGGACATGGCTTTTCGAGAGACTGCGAAGGATGTTTCAAAGTTACAACAATCGATTAAGTTCCATGAAGATGAAATTACAAAAACGAAAGAAAAGCTCATACCATTTGAAACACTGGATGAAAAGAAAAAATCTCTAGAACAATCAGAAGCTAACCTTTTAGAACTAAAACGTAAGCAAACACGGAGCGAAGAACTAAAGAAGCTCCAACAAATGATTTATGAAAATCAAGGGAAACAAGATAAGTTAAAGGAGTTTCAAACAACACTATCTGATATTTCTATGTGGGAAGCAAGCTACCAAAAGTTAACAAATGAATTTGAGAGAGTAAGAAATTATCGTCAAAAGAAGAGGCAACAAGATGAGCTTGAAAAGGCAATAAATAAGTGTAAAGAATGGATTGAAAAAACGTCACTTGTTACTAAAGCTCAAGAGAGTATTCAGAAGTTAAAACAACAAGTAGAGAGACTTCAACTATTAAAGGTAAAGGAAAAACAATACGTTGAGTTAACAAAATCTTCTAATCGAGCTAACACTATACTAGAAAAGACAAGTTTTGCTAAGAAAGAAAATGATTTTCATTGGAATTGGATCGAAGAAGGAAGCGAAAAGCTGAGAAAGTTAGAGGATACTAAGGTACGTTATACCAATTTACTTAAGGAAAAAGAACGCTACTCAAATGCATTAGATAATCTTAAGGGCATTGACCAGGTAAAAGAGAATAGTAATAAGCTTGAGGAAGGGTATCATCGATACACTAGCTTTATTTCGTTACGCTCAAATATGAATGAATTAAAGAGAAGAATAAAAGAAGGTAAAGAATTTGTTCAACAAAAAGTAACTGAAGAGCAAGAGTTTAGTAGACAGTATGAATCTTATCTAATAGAGCATCGTACTTGCCCAACATGTGGTGGGATAGTAGATGCAAATGAGGTTAAGAAGCTATTAAAATAA